Genomic window (Polaribacter batillariae):
CCTTGAAAATACAAGGGTTTGGTTTCTTAGCGGAGAAAGAGGGATTCGAACCCCCGGACCTGTTACAGTCAACAGTTTTCAAGACTGCCGCATTCGACCACTCTGCCATTTCTCCAGAAATCTTTCAGGTATTTCCTGAATGCGGATGCAAATATATAAAGCTTTTTTAACTCTGTAAAAGAAAAAAGCGATTATTTTTTATCTTTTTTAAATATCGCTAACGCATCAATCTATCTTATTCATTATCTAAGGTTTATTTTAGTATTAAAGTTGTAACAATTGTTATAAAGTGAGTTAGCTACAACCACTCGCAAACATTTTCGAAAGAAAAAATTTGAATAACATACCAAGTATTGGTATATTTGAATTTAAACTTCATGTTATGCCGAAAAACACTTCTATTCTTCTTGGTGATTACTTCGATAAATTCATCAGTCAACAAATAAAAAGCGGAAAATACTCTTCCGCAAGTGAAGTCGTTAGAGCCGCTTTGAGAATGTTTGAACATCAGGAATCAAAGAAATCTGAATTGATCAAAGCACTCAAAAAAGGTGAAAAATCCGGATTTGTAGAAAACTTAGACCGAACTAAACTCTTGAAAGAAATTCATCAAAAGTATTTGACTGAATAATGGAATATAAAATCAGTCAAGAGGCAAATCGTGATATCGAAAACATTTGGCTCTACACTTTCGAAAACTGGTCAGCGGAACAAGCCGACAGGTATTTTAATCTGATTTTGGACGAAATTGAATATATCGCTAAAAATCCCACTTCAGGAAAAGATTACAATGAAATTAGAAAAGGATATTATAGATCTAGAATCAAATCACATTTTATTTTCTACAAAATCAATCGAAAAAAAGAAAGAGTCGAAATCATTAGAATATTACACCAAAGAATGGATATTGAATCAAGACTTGATGAGTAAAATATACGTGGCAGTAGCTAACAAAGTATAACGTTCATTGCTAGATTGGTTTCCAACGGAATGATACACGGAAGCGATAAATGATCAATTTTTAACTAACTTTAATTCCTAGTACAACGCAACAAACCATATACAACAACGTCAGACTGTCTCAAAACTCTCATCAATTTTATTGGTAAAAAAGTAAAAATTCTATG
Coding sequences:
- a CDS encoding type II toxin-antitoxin system ParD family antitoxin encodes the protein MPKNTSILLGDYFDKFISQQIKSGKYSSASEVVRAALRMFEHQESKKSELIKALKKGEKSGFVENLDRTKLLKEIHQKYLTE
- a CDS encoding type II toxin-antitoxin system RelE/ParE family toxin; this encodes MEYKISQEANRDIENIWLYTFENWSAEQADRYFNLILDEIEYIAKNPTSGKDYNEIRKGYYRSRIKSHFIFYKINRKKERVEIIRILHQRMDIESRLDE